A stretch of the Thiomicrorhabdus indica genome encodes the following:
- a CDS encoding acetolactate synthase large subunit: MKASELFVNCLENEGVEYIFGIPGEENLEIMDALLDSDIEFITTRHEQGAAFMADVYGRLTGRSGVCMSTLGPGATNLVTGVADANMDNAPLVAIAGQAATTRMHKESHQVVDLVSMFKPITKYSTQILEPEIIPEVVRKAFKLAEAEKPGATFIDFPENICEMDINETPLPVSVNRATFADRSLIKEAAIMVQEAENPLILVGNGAVRSCASDDIITFVERHKIPVVNTFMAKGVIPFYNDMAMGTAGLQKGDYENGGFEKADLIICVGFDMVEYHPHLWNPNRSHTIIHIDSKKAEVDSSYIPNLELIGNIGANLRSLGEAIEKPITKSNIDFTLRQSMINEMNRCSKSDAWPMLPQKIIWDLRTAMNSEDIAISDVGAHKMWMARMFRCDQANTCIISNGFAGMGIAVPGGVAAKLAFPEKAVVAVTGDAGFMMNSQEIETALRNNTPFVILIWNDSQYGLIEWKQQRRYGRPAYIDFKNPDFVAYAKSFGAEGIRINAAKELLPALKTALKTPTVTVIDCPVDYSENDRLTELLGNVLSEIED; the protein is encoded by the coding sequence ATGAAAGCCTCAGAACTGTTTGTAAACTGTCTTGAAAACGAAGGTGTCGAATATATTTTTGGAATTCCAGGTGAGGAAAACTTGGAAATCATGGACGCTCTACTCGATTCAGACATTGAGTTTATTACAACACGCCATGAACAAGGTGCGGCTTTTATGGCAGATGTCTATGGACGTCTAACCGGCCGTTCAGGCGTTTGTATGTCCACGCTAGGGCCTGGTGCGACCAACCTTGTCACAGGAGTAGCCGATGCGAATATGGATAACGCACCTCTGGTCGCGATTGCCGGTCAAGCTGCCACAACACGTATGCACAAAGAATCCCATCAGGTCGTTGACTTGGTCAGTATGTTCAAGCCCATTACCAAATATTCCACTCAAATTCTTGAACCAGAAATTATTCCTGAAGTCGTGCGTAAGGCTTTTAAACTCGCAGAGGCAGAAAAACCTGGCGCGACTTTTATTGATTTCCCTGAAAATATCTGTGAAATGGACATTAATGAAACGCCTCTTCCAGTCAGTGTGAATCGTGCCACTTTCGCCGATCGCAGTCTTATCAAAGAAGCAGCAATAATGGTTCAGGAAGCTGAAAACCCACTCATACTGGTTGGTAACGGTGCCGTTCGCTCGTGCGCCAGTGACGACATTATTACCTTTGTTGAACGCCACAAAATTCCGGTCGTAAATACCTTTATGGCCAAAGGTGTGATTCCTTTTTACAACGATATGGCTATGGGAACGGCTGGCCTACAAAAAGGTGATTATGAAAACGGCGGCTTTGAAAAAGCCGATTTAATCATCTGTGTTGGTTTTGACATGGTTGAATACCACCCTCACCTCTGGAATCCTAATCGCTCTCATACGATTATTCACATCGACAGTAAAAAAGCCGAAGTCGACAGTAGCTATATTCCTAATTTGGAACTGATTGGCAATATCGGTGCTAACTTGCGCTCTCTGGGTGAAGCGATTGAAAAACCTATCACCAAATCAAATATCGACTTCACATTGCGTCAATCCATGATTAACGAAATGAACCGTTGTTCCAAAAGTGATGCTTGGCCAATGCTTCCACAAAAGATTATTTGGGATCTACGTACCGCAATGAACTCTGAAGATATCGCCATTAGTGACGTCGGTGCACACAAAATGTGGATGGCACGAATGTTCCGATGCGATCAGGCTAATACTTGTATTATTTCTAATGGCTTTGCCGGCATGGGGATTGCGGTCCCAGGCGGTGTCGCGGCTAAACTCGCCTTTCCAGAAAAAGCTGTCGTTGCGGTCACAGGGGATGCAGGATTTATGATGAACTCCCAAGAAATCGAAACCGCCCTGCGTAACAATACACCGTTTGTCATTCTTATTTGGAACGACAGTCAATACGGATTGATTGAATGGAAACAGCAGCGCCGCTATGGACGCCCTGCTTACATTGATTTTAAAAACCCTGATTTTGTTGCCTATGCAAAATCATTTGGCGCTGAAGGCATTAGAATCAATGCAGCAAAAGAGTTATTACCGGCTTTGAAAACTGCTTTAAAAACACCGACCGTAACCGTCATTGACTGCCCTGTCGATTATTCAGAAAATGATCGTCTCACTGAACTGCTTGGGAATGTGCTTTCAGAGATTGAAGACTAA
- a CDS encoding hydrogen peroxide-inducible genes activator produces MTLSELKYIVAVAKEKHFRKASETCFVSQPTLSVAVKKLEEELDITIFERRKQDLIVTPIGKKVIALAEEILEKADDIKTLAKESQGDLSSQLRIGAIYTIGPYLLPRLLPEFQKVAPNIPLIIEENFTSVLVEKLHSGELDLVILSLPFEENNIETQPLYSEPFKVIVPNTHPLADVDKPLSLKEMEKETVLLLGAGHCFRDQVLESYPNFMHLNHHSDRLQKTFEGSSLETIRYMVSSGVGISVFPCSSLSDRDKGLFKIKELKEDQSSSRVVALAWRKTFPRTEVLELFNQALSKINLPCTNPIK; encoded by the coding sequence ATGACATTAAGTGAATTGAAGTATATTGTTGCGGTTGCCAAGGAAAAGCACTTTCGTAAAGCTTCAGAAACCTGCTTTGTTAGTCAACCAACGCTCAGTGTGGCTGTAAAGAAACTCGAAGAAGAATTAGACATCACCATTTTTGAAAGACGCAAACAAGATTTGATTGTGACGCCTATTGGCAAAAAAGTTATTGCCCTTGCAGAAGAAATACTTGAAAAAGCAGATGACATCAAAACCCTTGCTAAAGAATCTCAAGGAGATTTATCGTCGCAATTACGGATTGGTGCAATCTATACAATTGGCCCTTATTTGCTTCCACGACTTCTGCCGGAATTTCAAAAAGTCGCTCCTAATATTCCTCTGATCATTGAAGAAAATTTTACGAGTGTCTTAGTCGAAAAACTGCATTCAGGTGAACTCGATCTTGTGATCCTTTCTTTGCCTTTTGAAGAAAATAATATTGAAACTCAACCACTTTACAGCGAACCTTTTAAAGTGATTGTGCCAAATACGCATCCACTAGCGGACGTCGATAAACCTTTGAGTTTAAAAGAAATGGAAAAGGAAACAGTTCTACTTCTTGGTGCAGGACATTGTTTTAGAGATCAAGTTTTAGAATCGTATCCTAATTTTATGCACTTGAATCACCACAGCGACCGTCTTCAAAAAACCTTTGAAGGCAGCTCTTTGGAAACGATTCGTTACATGGTATCTTCAGGCGTTGGAATTTCTGTTTTTCCATGTTCATCTCTGTCTGACAGAGACAAAGGGTTGTTTAAAATTAAAGAGCTTAAAGAAGATCAAAGTTCCAGTCGTGTTGTGGCTTTGGCTTGGAGAAAAACGTTTCCAAGAACAGAAGTTTTAGAATTATTTAATCAAGCCTTATCCAAAATAAACTTGCCTTGTACGAACCCAATTAAATAA
- a CDS encoding putative bifunctional diguanylate cyclase/phosphodiesterase, with amino-acid sequence MVPIYKTPPSLRKRYLKTTLFIGLIVVFIIAISYLNILSTKQAVTNAYQGVLEEQSKIDETRNNLLSINKDINLFLLDPINEDLLHKIDTNTNSSINLLKILLKSEHEFHIPLTQKVLPLLEKFKSLNIEVKRLVEYRKDINKQYPAMDISANEMEIQQDKINSGFEILKREIESESLTPTSEQLYPELIKTHLNWIKAISQTRIYMTNRLASFSIEILKDQGKSLNDFHDIFMQSLKKLKKLYQNEDSFEAEEILNSIEKLSQKWLDNFLIMREISEHGEWRSDTMIMKNRIFPVMKTITLDLNLLETTLRTEKQNIDHQLQKSDTFFYYLIFGLITLLFLFIGFILISLDWMVFSPIRQISQALKSKAIDISSPEIGAAKTLEIANLLDAYQQMDQEVTERQKALEHQAMHDHLTGLPNRFALSQRLEYQLLSGDRENGQFILCFMDLDYFKEINDTLGHSAGDQLLIKVSNRIQSLIRKSDTLARLGGDEFALLLPKTDPDNAKQLVRKIIESLEQPFIVDNESINVGLSIGMAVYPKDSQNAENLLQYADMAMYAAKRQRASFSFYDSNENIYSKERMLLTQDLVNAIEAEQLEAYYQPKIELKNQKIVACEALLRWNHPTLGFISPEKVIDAAERIGVIHKLTLQILNKAISECAQWHKQGYKISVAVNLSVTDLANEELSFEIKNLLDQNKLEYRYLILEITESVMMENLNLSLIQLNQLNQLGIKISIDDFGTGFSSLAYLKRLPVNELKIDKSFIQEINQDQNDLAIVHSTIDLGHNLGLTVTAEGVENEQTIEILNELNCDLVQGYFISRPVDSDSFRIFLRESVK; translated from the coding sequence ATGGTTCCAATCTACAAAACCCCGCCCAGCTTGCGAAAAAGATATTTAAAAACAACTTTATTTATAGGTTTAATTGTTGTTTTTATCATTGCAATCAGCTACCTCAATATACTTTCAACGAAGCAGGCTGTCACAAACGCCTATCAAGGCGTTTTAGAAGAGCAATCGAAAATTGATGAAACTAGAAATAACCTACTGAGTATTAATAAAGATATTAATCTATTTCTTTTAGATCCAATTAATGAGGATTTGCTCCATAAAATTGATACCAACACAAACTCTTCCATCAACTTACTCAAAATATTACTTAAATCTGAACACGAGTTTCATATCCCTTTAACTCAAAAAGTTCTGCCATTACTTGAAAAATTCAAATCTCTCAACATCGAAGTAAAGCGCCTAGTCGAGTACCGAAAAGATATTAATAAGCAATATCCAGCGATGGATATTTCTGCGAATGAGATGGAAATTCAGCAAGATAAAATTAATTCTGGATTTGAAATTCTGAAACGCGAAATCGAATCAGAAAGTTTAACCCCTACTTCAGAACAACTCTATCCAGAGCTAATAAAAACCCATCTGAATTGGATAAAAGCGATTTCACAAACCCGTATTTATATGACAAATCGTTTGGCAAGTTTTTCAATTGAAATACTCAAAGATCAAGGAAAAAGCCTGAATGATTTTCATGATATTTTTATGCAAAGCCTGAAAAAACTTAAAAAACTCTATCAAAACGAAGATAGCTTTGAAGCAGAAGAAATTTTAAACAGTATTGAAAAACTGAGTCAAAAATGGCTTGATAATTTTTTAATCATGCGAGAAATTTCAGAACACGGAGAATGGCGAAGTGACACCATGATTATGAAAAATAGAATTTTTCCAGTCATGAAAACCATCACTCTTGATTTGAATCTTTTGGAAACCACTCTGCGCACTGAAAAACAGAATATTGATCATCAATTACAAAAAAGCGACACCTTTTTTTACTACCTAATTTTTGGGTTAATCACACTTCTTTTTCTATTTATCGGTTTTATTCTCATCTCATTGGATTGGATGGTTTTTTCCCCTATTCGTCAAATTTCTCAAGCGTTAAAATCCAAAGCAATTGATATTTCTAGCCCTGAAATTGGTGCAGCGAAAACATTGGAAATAGCTAATCTACTTGATGCCTACCAGCAAATGGATCAGGAGGTTACTGAAAGACAAAAAGCGCTGGAACATCAAGCTATGCATGACCATTTAACAGGACTACCTAACCGTTTTGCATTGAGTCAGCGATTGGAATATCAATTGCTTTCTGGCGACAGAGAAAATGGCCAATTTATTCTGTGTTTTATGGATTTGGATTACTTCAAAGAAATCAATGACACTCTTGGACATTCTGCGGGTGATCAATTGCTAATTAAAGTTTCAAACCGAATTCAAAGCTTAATTCGCAAATCAGATACCTTGGCACGATTAGGTGGCGATGAATTTGCCTTGCTACTGCCTAAAACAGATCCTGATAATGCAAAACAATTGGTGCGTAAAATCATAGAGAGTTTAGAACAACCTTTTATCGTTGATAACGAATCGATTAATGTGGGATTGAGCATTGGCATGGCGGTTTATCCTAAAGACAGCCAAAATGCCGAAAATCTCTTGCAATATGCAGATATGGCAATGTATGCAGCCAAACGCCAGCGAGCCAGTTTTAGTTTTTACGACTCAAACGAAAATATTTACAGTAAAGAGCGTATGTTGCTTACACAAGATTTGGTAAATGCAATCGAAGCAGAGCAACTCGAAGCCTATTATCAGCCGAAAATTGAGCTCAAAAACCAAAAAATAGTTGCCTGTGAAGCCTTATTGCGCTGGAACCACCCTACTCTTGGATTTATTTCACCAGAAAAAGTCATTGATGCAGCAGAACGCATCGGAGTTATTCATAAACTGACCCTACAAATTTTAAATAAGGCAATTTCTGAGTGTGCCCAGTGGCATAAACAAGGCTATAAGATATCGGTTGCAGTTAATCTGTCTGTCACTGATTTGGCCAATGAAGAACTGAGTTTTGAAATCAAAAACTTACTCGACCAAAATAAACTCGAATACCGATATCTTATTCTGGAAATCACTGAGAGCGTGATGATGGAAAACCTGAATTTATCGCTGATCCAGCTAAATCAACTGAATCAATTGGGAATAAAAATATCAATCGATGATTTTGGAACTGGTTTTTCATCACTTGCTTATTTAAAACGTCTGCCAGTCAACGAACTTAAAATTGATAAGTCCTTTATCCAAGAAATCAATCAAGACCAGAATGATTTAGCGATTGTTCACTCCACTATTGATTTAGGGCACAACCTAGGATTAACCGTTACAGCAGAAGGGGTTGAAAACGAACAGACCATTGAAATTCTTAATGAACTAAATTGCGATTTAGTTCAGGGTTATTTTATTAGCCGGCCGGTAGATTCTGACTCTTTTAGAATTTTTCTACGAGAATCAGTAAAATAG
- a CDS encoding VacJ family lipoprotein, whose translation MLSMQKNLLTATLSVGLLAPHMTVLAESKHNSPSFDFDSLEVVYPENFKKSSAISSNDPYESFNRRMLDFNLSFHDSVGKPLIKGYRSIPSPIRTAGENFLNNLGQPLSMLNSFLQGNVEDGLSTLMRFSINSTFGLLGILDIATEAGLNDKDEDFGQTLYVWGVWNEANYVVVPFLGPTTTRDIFGKVESSVDPIYYQNGLESTYALDDEFNEKAKVFMADGVVSYNRAEPLISTLENQIDPYLFAREAYIQNRVNAIYNGKPPMPKIEDDFFE comes from the coding sequence ATGTTATCCATGCAGAAAAATCTATTAACAGCCACATTGAGTGTTGGATTACTTGCCCCCCACATGACCGTCTTGGCAGAATCGAAACACAACAGCCCTTCATTCGACTTTGACAGTTTAGAAGTTGTCTACCCAGAAAACTTTAAGAAGTCCTCTGCAATCAGCTCTAATGACCCCTATGAGTCATTTAATCGTCGTATGTTGGATTTCAATTTGAGTTTTCATGACTCAGTCGGTAAACCTTTGATCAAAGGTTATCGTTCCATTCCAAGCCCTATTCGGACCGCTGGTGAAAATTTTCTGAATAACCTTGGGCAACCTTTATCAATGCTTAACAGCTTTTTGCAAGGTAATGTGGAAGATGGCCTGAGCACGCTAATGAGATTTTCCATCAATAGCACTTTTGGCTTACTTGGAATTTTAGATATTGCCACTGAAGCTGGGCTTAACGATAAAGATGAAGACTTTGGACAAACGCTTTATGTTTGGGGTGTTTGGAATGAAGCAAATTATGTTGTAGTCCCGTTTCTAGGGCCAACTACCACACGAGATATTTTTGGAAAAGTGGAAAGTAGTGTTGATCCAATCTATTATCAAAATGGCTTGGAAAGCACTTATGCTTTGGATGATGAATTTAATGAAAAAGCTAAGGTTTTTATGGCTGATGGAGTCGTCAGTTATAACAGGGCAGAACCTTTAATTTCGACCTTGGAAAATCAAATTGATCCGTACTTATTTGCGCGTGAAGCCTACATTCAGAATAGAGTGAATGCGATTTACAATGGGAAGCCACCAATGCCTAAAATCGAAGATGATTTTTTTGAATAG
- the ccsB gene encoding c-type cytochrome biogenesis protein CcsB yields the protein MQTETYMQQLEESQKQPITFKEIVWAIFITLVSVYSYVTYGTLMDIYEIGILIGTAISWIWLGRFWPSMRPFTYWVSALTILALWSYHNHGNVFEAKDTAFFLKFLVSSESATMWMSALLVLATATYFFALFNKSEFTAKTATTMVWAAMVFGFVGMMVRWRESYIINFDYGHIPVSSLYEVFILFIVMTGLMYLYYEQKYKTRALGGYVMLVISAAVAFLLWYHFDRGAHEIQPLVPALKSYWMKIHVPANFVGYGGFAIAAMVAVAYLFTERSLKKNPESTFAARMPSLEIMDDIMYKVIALGFAFFTIATVLGAMWAAEAWGGYWSWDPKETWALIVWLNYAAWLHIRMSKGWRGTPMAWWAFIGLFITTFAFLGVNMFLSGLHSYGEL from the coding sequence ATGCAAACTGAAACCTATATGCAACAACTCGAAGAGTCGCAAAAACAGCCCATAACTTTTAAAGAAATTGTTTGGGCCATTTTTATCACGCTAGTCAGTGTTTACTCTTATGTCACTTACGGCACTTTAATGGATATCTATGAAATTGGTATTTTGATAGGTACCGCAATTTCATGGATCTGGCTTGGACGCTTCTGGCCAAGCATGCGCCCTTTCACTTATTGGGTGAGTGCCTTGACCATACTCGCGCTCTGGTCGTATCACAATCACGGTAATGTATTTGAAGCCAAAGATACCGCTTTCTTCTTGAAGTTCTTGGTCTCCAGTGAATCCGCGACTATGTGGATGAGCGCTCTTCTTGTACTAGCGACCGCGACCTACTTCTTTGCCTTATTTAACAAGTCAGAGTTTACTGCAAAAACAGCCACTACAATGGTTTGGGCAGCGATGGTATTTGGTTTTGTCGGCATGATGGTTCGCTGGCGTGAGTCTTACATCATTAACTTCGACTACGGACACATTCCTGTTTCATCACTGTATGAAGTATTCATTTTGTTTATTGTCATGACCGGTTTAATGTATTTGTACTATGAGCAAAAATATAAAACTAGAGCATTAGGTGGCTACGTAATGCTGGTCATCAGTGCGGCGGTTGCATTCTTGTTGTGGTATCACTTTGATCGTGGCGCTCATGAAATTCAACCATTGGTTCCTGCCTTGAAATCTTACTGGATGAAAATTCACGTTCCTGCGAACTTTGTCGGTTATGGTGGGTTTGCGATTGCTGCAATGGTTGCCGTTGCCTACCTGTTCACAGAACGTTCATTGAAAAAAAATCCTGAAAGTACTTTCGCTGCGCGTATGCCGAGCTTGGAAATCATGGATGACATCATGTATAAAGTCATCGCTCTTGGGTTTGCATTTTTCACTATCGCAACCGTTCTAGGTGCGATGTGGGCAGCTGAAGCTTGGGGTGGCTACTGGTCATGGGATCCAAAAGAAACTTGGGCTTTGATCGTTTGGTTGAACTACGCCGCTTGGTTGCATATTCGCATGTCTAAAGGCTGGCGTGGGACACCGATGGCTTGGTGGGCATTTATCGGTCTATTCATTACCACTTTTGCTTTCTTGGGTGTGAACATGTTCTTATCAGGACTTCATTCATACGGTGAGCTGTAA
- a CDS encoding nitroreductase family protein codes for MNAFELLTLIKSRRTCYQFSDRPVEFAELDNCLEAAIWAPNHKLTQPWRFWVVSEAQQKALAETYAKLRAESRAEPNSENYQMIYDAAVEKFLKIPKMVLVGQVLADDELVRKEDYAACSCAIQNFQLMAWQMGMGVQWSTGPIIKDNHTYQQINADSQQIELIGVLYMGHLKGDCSTQNGKRKPLSEVVFGL; via the coding sequence ATGAATGCGTTTGAATTACTGACATTAATTAAATCTCGTCGAACTTGTTATCAATTTTCTGACCGGCCGGTAGAGTTTGCAGAGTTAGACAATTGTTTAGAGGCAGCTATTTGGGCTCCGAATCATAAGTTGACGCAACCTTGGCGGTTTTGGGTGGTTTCTGAAGCGCAACAGAAAGCTTTGGCTGAAACTTATGCAAAGTTAAGAGCTGAGAGCCGGGCAGAGCCAAATTCAGAAAACTATCAGATGATCTATGATGCAGCGGTGGAAAAGTTTTTAAAGATTCCCAAAATGGTATTGGTTGGTCAAGTTTTAGCGGATGACGAATTGGTTAGAAAAGAAGATTATGCTGCCTGCAGTTGTGCGATTCAAAACTTCCAGTTAATGGCTTGGCAGATGGGAATGGGAGTCCAGTGGAGTACTGGGCCGATTATCAAAGATAACCACACATACCAGCAAATTAATGCAGATTCACAACAGATCGAGCTTATTGGTGTTTTGTATATGGGGCATTTAAAAGGGGATTGCTCAACCCAAAATGGCAAGCGTAAGCCATTATCGGAAGTGGTGTTTGGGTTGTAA
- a CDS encoding thiol:disulfide interchange protein DsbA/DsbL — translation MNRRLFLSTLAATSLVGTSNLAQAAEFELIDGVQYKTLKKPVDTEGKKTVIEVFGYTCPHCYHLEPSIHEWLKTKPENVQFERMPVVFNHPNWIYMARVFFTAKRLGVLEKSHSDFFHAIHRDKTDVFTPEALAKFFTRFGVEEKDFLDMFKSFVVDGDIKKAAKLTRQYEVEGVPAIIINGKYLTDVPMAKGKKEMWTVVDELIQK, via the coding sequence ATGAATCGACGACTGTTTTTATCAACTCTTGCAGCAACTTCTTTAGTTGGAACTTCAAACCTAGCGCAAGCCGCTGAGTTTGAATTGATTGATGGCGTTCAATACAAAACACTGAAAAAACCAGTGGATACTGAAGGTAAAAAAACAGTCATTGAAGTTTTTGGTTATACCTGCCCTCACTGCTATCACTTGGAACCAAGTATTCATGAATGGTTGAAAACCAAGCCGGAAAATGTCCAATTTGAACGAATGCCAGTTGTCTTTAATCACCCAAATTGGATTTACATGGCTCGCGTGTTTTTCACCGCAAAACGTTTAGGTGTTTTAGAAAAATCACACAGCGACTTTTTCCACGCGATTCATCGTGATAAAACCGATGTCTTCACTCCAGAAGCTCTAGCCAAATTCTTTACTCGCTTTGGAGTAGAAGAAAAAGACTTCTTAGATATGTTCAAAAGTTTTGTGGTGGATGGCGATATCAAAAAAGCAGCGAAACTGACGCGCCAATATGAAGTCGAAGGGGTTCCAGCCATCATTATAAATGGCAAATATCTCACCGATGTACCAATGGCCAAAGGCAAGAAAGAGATGTGGACTGTGGTGGACGAGTTGATTCAAAAATAA
- the nhaA gene encoding Na+/H+ antiporter NhaA: MHNPFSNHDFHLKSPWEQPFKKVVTPFQSFLHHQMTTGAILILMTLLALFLANSDAYAEAYKHFFHTYFGFSFGETNVKLTLHHWINDALMAIFFFLVGLEIKREILVGELSDPKNAILPIGAAVGGMVFPALFYVYFTYGTEAVNGWGIPMATDIAFAISALVILGKRVPPALVTFLVALAIVDDLGAVTVIALFYTAEINTTALLIAFALFGVLIAMNRAGVYRVLPYVVIGVLMWSAMLSSGVHATIAGILTALAIPTRPKFNPRFFSAHIDDLVARYKKTDQSHPNYQLCEQQEGLLTQMESSVKQVQPPSIRLENSLHLPVGIFIIPIFALANAGVAINWSEMGTIVMEPVASGVISGLVLGKLIGVFGVAWLMIKLGIARLPSGASMNQLFGTAFLAGIGFTMSIFIAELAWTNPGMMLVEAKTGILVASLMAAIIGLVWLRFIAKPAPDYKPE; this comes from the coding sequence ATGCATAACCCCTTTTCAAACCACGACTTTCATTTAAAGTCGCCTTGGGAACAACCGTTTAAAAAAGTTGTGACCCCTTTCCAATCATTCTTGCATCATCAAATGACTACCGGTGCAATTTTGATTTTAATGACGCTGTTAGCACTGTTTCTAGCAAATAGTGATGCCTATGCTGAAGCCTATAAGCATTTTTTTCATACCTATTTTGGTTTTAGCTTTGGGGAAACTAATGTCAAATTAACGCTCCATCACTGGATCAACGATGCCTTAATGGCAATTTTCTTCTTTTTGGTCGGTTTAGAAATTAAGCGCGAAATCTTAGTTGGCGAATTATCAGACCCGAAAAATGCAATTTTGCCTATTGGAGCGGCAGTCGGGGGAATGGTTTTCCCAGCACTGTTTTATGTGTATTTCACTTATGGCACCGAAGCAGTCAATGGTTGGGGAATTCCGATGGCAACCGACATTGCTTTTGCTATCAGTGCCTTAGTCATTTTAGGTAAACGTGTGCCACCAGCTTTAGTGACCTTCCTAGTTGCTTTGGCAATTGTCGATGATTTGGGTGCCGTAACAGTCATTGCATTGTTCTATACAGCCGAAATCAATACAACTGCCCTCTTAATTGCTTTTGCACTGTTTGGGGTTTTAATTGCCATGAACCGTGCAGGTGTTTATCGCGTTCTGCCTTATGTGGTTATCGGGGTTCTAATGTGGTCTGCAATGCTGTCATCAGGTGTTCATGCGACCATAGCAGGGATTTTGACCGCATTGGCGATTCCAACACGTCCAAAATTTAATCCACGCTTTTTCTCTGCGCATATTGATGACTTAGTGGCGCGTTACAAAAAAACCGATCAATCACATCCAAATTATCAACTTTGTGAACAACAAGAAGGTCTATTGACGCAAATGGAATCGAGCGTGAAACAAGTTCAGCCACCGTCGATTCGTTTAGAAAACAGTCTTCACCTTCCGGTTGGAATTTTCATTATTCCAATATTTGCACTTGCAAATGCCGGTGTGGCGATTAACTGGTCGGAAATGGGCACGATTGTAATGGAACCAGTTGCTTCTGGAGTGATCAGCGGATTAGTTCTTGGAAAACTGATTGGTGTCTTTGGAGTGGCATGGTTAATGATTAAACTAGGGATTGCCAGACTACCAAGTGGCGCATCAATGAATCAGTTGTTTGGAACCGCATTTTTAGCGGGGATTGGTTTTACCATGTCAATTTTCATTGCTGAACTGGCTTGGACAAATCCAGGAATGATGCTGGTAGAAGCTAAAACCGGTATTTTAGTCGCTTCGTTAATGGCCGCAATCATTGGTTTAGTATGGCTAAGATTTATCGCCAAACCAGCTCCTGATTACAAACCAGAGTAA